The Acanthopagrus latus isolate v.2019 chromosome 13, fAcaLat1.1, whole genome shotgun sequence genome contains a region encoding:
- the si:ch1073-224n8.1 gene encoding zinc finger and BTB domain-containing protein 17: MTSRRTGYANMDSSPSNSGGGGGSVHSGNRKQSIINISDRTGVESCYDRKPDKAGYGASQGNMTVTSLKSRLAPTIQTAMSAAVDTLLGEVVLVLNETQQELLHKEQENERLKVRLEVSERELKTLQECLCSAQKLIDQLQISYTGPQSVSQSVFAPSLSSMASLTSGLDRDHQNSRNVNGAGVDLGLGGSVDDSLHGFEPRDDYKMCQLSIQPDGSVTNHALDFASNTSHMCSDSSRPDERQSQGPGGASRFEIKEEQGPVSGSGQPSRKDSGLRGDNRVGDGEGSSHNVGDLGYVQVGGDEGSQRSFTQPLRHQRTVRDCSGGLQQGGLDGQKQLTRTAGAGRGDSLSPGRAEDSAGPSAPDTIGEPSGDRPHHCLECGKTFRLISSLKKHIRIHTGEKPYPCGVCGRRFRESGALKTHLRIHTGEKPYSCSECGNCFRHLDGLRKHRRTHTGEKPYVCAICGKRLSRLQHLKHHQLIHTGERPCCCPFCNRTFKEPAALRKHIRTHREEGGHMGIGASDDTDADAMDDINNLHPAAPSPQMRFGEWGAEEDDSSVVDCV, encoded by the exons ATGACTTCCAGGCGGACAGGCTATGCTAACATGGATTCATCTCCATCAAAtagcggcggcggtggcggctcGGTCCACAGTGGAAACCGTAAACAGAGTATCATCAACATCTCCGACAGAACCGGGGTCGAGTCCTGCTATGATAGGAAACCCGACAAGGCTGGATACGGAGCCTCGCAGGGCAACATGACTGTAACGTCGCTGAAATCACGGCTCGCCCCGACCATTCAGACTGCCATGTCCGCCGCGGTCGACACGCTCCTGGGTGAAGTGGTGCTTGTGCTCAATGAGACGCAACAAGAGCTGCTGCACAAGGAGCAGGAGAACGAGAGACTCAAAGTGCGTCTTGAGGTGTCAGAGAGGGAGCTGAAGACTTTACAGGAGTGTCTGTGCAGCGCCCAGAAGCTCATAGATCAGCTTCAGATCTCATACACAGGCCCTCAGTCGGTCAGTCAGTCGGTTTTTGCACCATCTCTGTCCTCCATGGCTTCATTGACTTCAGGCTTGGACCGGGACCACCAGAATTCCCGAAACGTAAACGGGGCTGGTGTTGACCTGGGGCTTGGAGGCTCTGTGGACGATTCACTTCATGGGTTTGAGCCGAGAGACGACTACAAAATGTGCCAACTTTCAATCCAACCAGATGGCTCTGTGACTAACCACGCTCTGGACTTTGCTTCCAACACATCGCATATGTGCTCAGATTCCAGCAGACCAG aTGAGAGGCAGTCTCAGGGACCAGGTGGAGCATCCAGGTTTGAGATTAAAGAGGAGCAGGGACCGGTTTCAGGCTCTGGTCAGCCCAGCAGGAAGGATTCTGGGTTGCGTGGTGACAACAGAGTCGGTGATGGAGAGGGATCGTCCCATAATGTGGGCGACCTTGGCTACGTTCAAGTAGGAGGGGATGAAGGTTCCCAGCGTTCATTTACTCAGCCTCTGCGTCACCAAAGGACTGTCCGAGACTGCAGCGGGGGCCTGCAGCAGGGCGGGCTCGATGGACAGAAGCAGCTGACTAGGACTGCTGGAGCCGGGAGGGGCGACAGTCTCTCaccaggcagagcagaggacTCAGCAGGACCTTCGGCCCCTGACACAATAGGGGAACCATCTGGAGATCGGCCTCACCACTGCTTGGAGTGTGGAAAGACCTTCCGCCTGATCTCCAGCCTGAAGAAGCACATCCGCATCCACACCGGAGAGAAGCCCTACCCGTGTGGAGTCTGCGGCCGCCGCTTCCGCGAGTCTGGAGCGCTTAAAACCCACCTGCGCATACACACGGGTGAGAAGCCATACTCTTGCTCTGAGTGTGGAAACTGCTTCCGCCACTTGGACGGTTTGCGCAAGCACAGGCGCACGCACACGGGGGAGAAACCCTACGTGTGCGCCATCTGCGGGAAGCGCCTGAGCCGCCTGCAGCACCTCAAACACCACCAGCTCATTCACACCGGGGAGAGGCCATGCTGCTGCCCATTCTGCAACCGCACCTTCAAGGAGCCCGCCGCGCTGCGGAAACACATCCGCACGCACCGGGAGGAGGGCGGCCACATGGGGATCGGTGCCAGCGACGACACGGACGCAGACGCCATGGATGACATTAACAATCTCCACCCAGCAGCTCCGTCCCCTCAGATGAGGTTTGGGGAGTGGGGAGCCGAGGAGGACGACAGCTCAGTTGTGGACTGTGTGTAG